The stretch of DNA TGGACCGCGACGTCGGGGCCGAGGTCGGTGAGGACGGTGCCGTCGCGCTCGATGGCGACGACGGTACACCCGGTCCGGGAGCGCACGTCGGCCTGGCCGAGCGTCGTCCCCGCGAGGCGGCCGGCGTCGGTCCGGACGATCTCGACCTGCTGGTCCATCGAGATGACGTCCTCGTCCTCCAAGATGGTGGAGGCGAGCATCCGGCCGCTGACGGTCGCCAGCGAGAGGACGTAGTCGGCCCCGGCGCGGTACATCTTGGTGACGTTCTCGGTCTCCTCGGCGCGGGCGATGACCTCGACCTCCGGGTTGAGGTCCCGGACGACCAGGGTCGCGAACTCCGTGTCGGTGTCCTCCGAGAGCGCGAGGATGACCGTGCGGGCGTCGGCGACGCCGGCCGCCGAGAGGTCGTCGGGTTCGGTGGCGTCGCCGACGACGTCGACCCCGGCCTTGTCGGTCCTGTCGAGGACGGTGTAGGGGACGCCGGCGTCCTCGAGGTCGGCGGTGATCGACTGGCCCACCTCGCCGTGGCCGACGACGATGGTCTCGCCGCGGCGGAACCCCCGGACGCTGGAGAGGGTCTTCTGCTTGAGCGCCTGCAGCTGTGCGGCGGTGCCCGAGACCAGCAGGACGGTGCTGCCGTCGAGCTCGGCGTCGGGCGAGGGCGGACTGACGAACTCGCCGCGGAACCACGCGCCGATGACGTTGACCCCGGTCTCCTCGCGGATACCGCTCTCGGCCAGCGTCGTGCCGATGAGCTCGCTCCCGCGGTGGACGGGCAGCTCGGCGATGTCGAAGTCCTCGCCGATCTCGAAGTCCTCGC from Haloarcula litorea encodes:
- a CDS encoding potassium channel family protein, which gives rise to MDTWQRRTLGYVVGLTGIVLVFAVAYDYGMSVFENRPREFLHSLQVVVETFTTTGFGSDAPWESTGMRLLVITMDVVGVVLIFLALPVLLFPLFEEAMETRAPTTVEDGLSDHVVICHFTPRGETLVTELESWDVDYVVVEPDDDRADDLYDEGYRVVNADPQSVDGLERARLSAARALVADAADQVNTSIVLTAREVDESVHTVSVVEEPGRARYHDLAGADDVLSPRGLLGESLASKVTTGVSTTLGEDFEIGEDFDIAELPVHRGSELIGTTLAESGIREETGVNVIGAWFRGEFVSPPSPDAELDGSTVLLVSGTAAQLQALKQKTLSSVRGFRRGETIVVGHGEVGQSITADLEDAGVPYTVLDRTDKAGVDVVGDATEPDDLSAAGVADARTVILALSEDTDTEFATLVVRDLNPEVEVIARAEETENVTKMYRAGADYVLSLATVSGRMLASTILEDEDVISMDQQVEIVRTDAGRLAGTTLGQADVRSRTGCTVVAIERDGTVLTDLGPDVAVQRGDKLVIAGTDGDVNRFTERY